The Mytilus galloprovincialis chromosome 3, xbMytGall1.hap1.1, whole genome shotgun sequence genomic interval agggtccagatttaaactttgtttgattttatcaaaaattgaataattggggttctttgatatgccgaatctaactgtgtatgtagattcttaatttttggtcccattttcaaattggtctacattaaagggaaacttcgcaaaaaaatcaaaaattgatattatgtttattctgtataaaaatgctcaaattcatagatattaaagttttattctgctagataagagatcaccatcgattttaaatttagagtatcaattctctgcgatcaGCCATTTTGTCACCTTCTCCGATTTGCAGTCACGATATgtctaaggaccaaaactacagtaacccgatgtagtcgtaattgcgtgtcgatatctcgtCAATCGTatggttgttttatccgactagttaACTAGTTAACTAACTTGATTATTGATACGgaaaattttcttctttttttttaaataaccatgatCTGTTATTTTTAGACTGATAATATAGGAATTTAATagtgaaaaagtcaaaatttcaaatcataaataagtcttccgtgaaacttgaattgttttcGGAAATCTAATTagttcttttatgtaataaactttattcaaataaattaggatcttcgctcccctgatcacccgcatggctaaaggtattactcccaaagatATTGTAGGGTGTGTGAGGTGACACGttcaggtattcaagcgatttcctgtcgagtttgcaaattcatgcatcgtttcacttcttagtgtattgataagtgtacacggccgataacttataactttccattttgaactattaggtgtataatatagatctctatcttgcgtgtccgaaagtgatattactaaactcatacgcttgtttatgaataacatttctggtgaaaagaaaattatttataaaaatataaataataccaaaaaaaaaccaaacagatttgatgaaataaaaatctatatacgtATTTTTTCcgggcagaatcaatttgcgccaattgcagttttaaaaaggtattaattgcgccactctcttttattttgatggtattaattAAAATTGGCGAAattagatgattattttattggcgcaaatgatacctatagttttgaaaataaggtggcgcaaaagaagtattggcgcaattaagttgtggcgcaaatgagttactttttggcgcaaaaagatacCGCCCttttttccaagggtaaatttggtaaaatgtaatatatactcgttgtcaatggtgaaggccagaaatattgatttaaaactagaggctctcaagagcctgtatcgctcacctgattctacttgggtttttgaaatcatataaaaaaatataaaatttggctaaaagtgacaacacaacctcatttataaggaaaggaacatgtttaatttcattcaaaagtcccccactggcggccatcttggatgacggatcggctacaaagtaacaacacttggtcagcacctcataaggaacattcatgccatgtttggttttattccattcagtggttctctaaaagaagtcatttgtatgcatttcccatagggtcctatgttaaactaagtccccgctggcggccatcttggatgatggatcggctacaaagtaacaacacttggtcagcactccataaggaacattcatgctatgtttggtttcattccattcagtggttctctaaaagaagtcatttgtatgcatttcccatagggtcctatattaatctaagtcccccgctggcggccatcttggatgatggatcggctacaaagtaacaacacttggtcagcaccccataacgaacattcatgctatgtttagttttattccattcagtggttctctaaaagaagtcatttgtatgcatttcccataggatcctatgttaaactaagtcccctgctggcggccatctttgatgatggatcggctacaaagtaacaacacttggtcagcacatcataaggaacattcatgccatgtttggtttcattccattcagtggttcactagaagaagtcatttgtatgcatttcccatagggtcctatgttaatctaagtcccccgctggcggccatcttggatgatggatcggctacaaagtaacaacacttggtcagcaaacccataaggaacattcatgctatgtttagttttattccattcagtggttctctaaaagaagtcatttgtatgcatttcccatagggtcctatgttaaactaagtccccggctggcggccatcttggatgatggatcggcaacaaaataacaacacttggtcagcacctcataagaaacattcatgccatgtttggtttcattctattcagtggttctctaaaagaagtcatttgtatgcatttcccatagcgtcctatgttaaactaagtcccctgctggcggccatcttggatgatggatcggctacaaagtaacaacacttggtcagcacctcataaggaacattcatgccatgtttggttccattccattcagtggttctctagaagaagttcaaaatgtaaattgttaacgacgacgacgacggacgacgacgacggacgaacggacgccaagtggtgagaaaagctcacttggcccttcgggccaggtgagctaaaaatgtacgcacttgtcgaccattCGTATATACGCCTGGATTATAAGTTACGGACCTATAgcgcaaattaaaacatatacatgtatacatagaacataagaaagaaacatacattttgcgtaaattggggtaaaagttttgtaaaatgacaagtccacgtatgccaacatgCAGTATGTAATCATCAAATGACGATAGACTatagtataccaaaagaagaagaagaagagatttaaatacaggtcgatgtataactttatttggctcatcgaagttatggacatttatatatcacttagattgttctcgaaaaaaggaagaaattcgCCATCATCACCattgttccgacatgcatgtaatatatacGCAACTGGAAGTACACTAATAccgagggatgtgaatattttccaggaaaactatagagtatcaaagtttcaaatcaatttcgggatttattttctctcttgatattcaatgacagcaatttaaagaataaactgcttgtccgttttagtggtattcttgccagttgaaacagacttataattacattaaaaaaacagggaaagatgacatttaattcgttcattttttttaatacatcgttggtcaaatagctaaagtattatatatagttacggtgtgagacaaagagtattttaagaaggacattcccgattatgtataaattttgttgatgtttttcacacttgaaaagcatATCTGTTCGTAATTTGTTGATTCCATTCCAATTAGATCctttaatttcctgtcaattttttaaaacatcttttttcaaacatCTGAAGTATTCATgtgttgtgagatttaaaatattttgatgagcagtttaattcctaaataggtaattaaagatcactttggatggactaaattatataattgcaattgttaatgatctgtttgaaatatttaaggttGCCGTTCCTAATttgaaatagtacaatttttagttcataaactcgtgtttagaaggcaattttatttataaattcttcaattaaaataattcagtattttatcgttactaaagtaatcaaaagtcataattcattaaaagtgatcttatgcaaaatataaaaatatacaacagctatccagttattgtgcgatcTTTTTATTCCcgttatttaattttaattttttttttttacattcatgtgAAACTTTGTCTGACTCCCGTTTACAATtgatacgaaatgttgttcacacctgaaatgccagtgaaccgtgacgcctagatttcactgaatgaggatcaaaagattagaattacataatgctaatcttttaattaccttgagttaaaCTACGCATTCCACATTCTTtaggtgtcacaaaacaatacacattttattgtttccaccgtacaagcaagtgaaaatgattgctggaatgaagcaaaaaggtcagaatacaaacatgtatttttaatacactatcgatcatgtcagtttcgtatgtttgtttaaagtatttttagaaaaaaaatcataaaaatgttctattgtatgatttacttttattattaaaattcgttttaaaaaaaCCACACGAtcttattttaaaagttgcatggctatcacttatttttcgttggttaatagctacaccaaaagtcgtcgatgcgctttaaatcgcgttattagatggttaacgaacaagacttaaatgagatattttcactcccggcatgcatcaaagacttaaactacgtcacataagtcaggaagtttcaaaaaataaaattaataattcccaattttcttctttattagatttcatatcaaaataaaacttggtgaatatgttttttatggtattatgaacataataagatgaaaagtgaaaaatcgcgaattatccctttaaggtccaaagggtccaaaattaatcttAGTTTGATtctaacaaaaattgaatccttggggttctttgatatgctgaatctaaaaatgtacttagattttttattattggcccagttttcaagttggtccaaattggggtccaaaattaaactttgtttgatttcatcaaaaattgaataattggggttctttgatatgccaaatctaactgtgtatgtagattcttaatttttggtcccgttttaaaattggtttacattaacgtccaaagggtccaaaattaaactaagtttgattttaacaaaaattgaattattgggcctctgtgatatgctgaatctaaacatgtacttagatttttgattatgggcccagttttcaagttggtccaaatcaggatccaaaattattatattaagtattgtgcaatagcaagaaattttcaattgcacagtattcagcaatagcaagaaatcttcaattgcacagtattgtgcaatagcaagaaatcttcaattgcacagtattgtgcaatagcaaatattttcaattgcacagtattccacaatagcaagaaatatctaattgcacaatattgtgcaatagcaagaaattccaattggatttcaattggagttatctttctttgtccagaatagtagttgaatcaacttaaatcattgttttatacaatatacaatgtatattcactttaactaccaactgatagattaaaacaatctttaccattcagtgataacaagcactttttttacattttaatattttatgatgtatttaaatgagtagttattgttgcaaacttcattagaaatttgaattgagatcagttttgaaataagggaaagggggatgtgaaaaaaaaattggagggtcaatttttttcatttcagatttcataaataaaaagaaaatttcttcaaacatttttttgagaggattaatattcaacagcatagtgaattgctcaaaggcaaacattttttttaagttcattagaccacattcattctgtgtcagaaacctatgctgtgtcaactatttaatcacaatccaaatttagagctgaatccagcttgaatgttgtgtccatacttgccccaaccgttcagggttcaacctctgcggtcgtataaagctgcgccctgcggagcatctggttgatatTGCCATTTGGTAAGGGACTTTCAGTTAAGAATTTTCTTTTGTGTTTGgtatctttgttttttttcctttttccttttatGAAAGAGAAAACAATCTAAACTTTTTTCATTCCCCCGCCGTTGTGGAGGGGGCAATAAGTTTTACCTTTGTCTGtatgtcccaaagttggtttctgttctctaactttagtttgcctcaaccatatgttatgaaacttatacacaatggttattaccacaaaaaacagatcaagttcaaatttgggtGGTGTTGCCTGAACCGTtctggagttatgtccctttacaaattgataaattgctgatttttttcttttcagttctccaacttaagtttttttttaccaaattttatgaaacttttacacaatgcttaATACCATAACattcagatcaagtttgaattttggtggtgtcactttactattctagagttatgcccctttacaaatttagaaacttcataacatatggcatctatatacaaaatatgaagcatcaaGGTGTTCTACCTTAGGAAATATTAGGCTTTTAAGTAGTTAACATGGCTGGATCACTATTCCTGTCTCACTTTCTGCGACAAAAAACAGTTGTTAATGGCTAACCTAAAAAGATCAGTATTAAAATGCTTTACAATTTTTGGAAAAACACATACCAGAGTCGAATTTAAGGGTGGGGGCAGGGGGATTTCTGGATCCGCGACGATACATCTAAAAATCATTTGCCTTAATTTGAATCAATCTCTAAAGAAAATATATATCCTTTTTCTGGAAGCACATAAAGGTCTGCATACTCGCATTTCAGCTGCTGCTGTGAAATTTTGTATTGAGGtatacattttgacattttttgttttcaactgtTCATTCTATATAATCATTGCCTCTATGTTAGATTGACAAATGTAACTGACTGGTCAATCTCAATGAATTTTACTGACCTAGGAACAAAGTCTGAGGTTTGTattctgtaaattaaaaaaataaaggccAAGGTAAGAATGCTTTTGCATACAGTTTTTTCATTCTAAGTGCTACAGAGCAAACGTTATGCAACAAACACAACTGAAGAATGTATTACTTGGGGTTAAAGATCAAATTCTGGGCCCATGATGCAACTGCATACCAAGTTTGGTTTATCTAAGTCTTACAGTACAAAAGATATGAGCTGAACATGAAACGAGACGGATACCGGTAGATGACATTGTCATTCCTACATACCCAAATGTTAGGGGTATAATAAACAATTGGTTACTTTTTTAACTGCAAAAATAATCCAGAAGTGTCAGAGATTCATAGAAATTAATTGCATATGGCAGGAATGCTTACTGATTAAATAATATTTGACAtaattgcaagaaaaaaacaacagaagacTTTTTTCTGCATGCAGTTATATGAGCAAGAAAGATGTATGTGCCTTTGTGTCACTGCTAACTTCatgatataatataatttgaTCTTAACTTTCAACTTGGGGAAAGCAGCTAACCCATTCAATCTCcagtaaaatattcaaatatccCATTAATCACTTTACTACCATTTAGCCTTTTTTGCTTCTGGACTTTGAAAATATGAGGGAAAAGAATTGAGTTGAGCCATACCAGAAGATGCTTACCTAGTTGTAAGTGTCATTTGTCTCAGATCATTCTGGAGGTCACTTAATTGATAGGTAGGCAATACACGGCAATGCATTATAACAAGTTTTTCATTCACATGTGTCTGATTTTTTTCTAGAGTGCACATAATTTGTGATGCAGGTAATACTAGACTATCTCAATTTAGgctttatgaaataattttgtctcACTGCCTAAGTTCACAAGACAGATTGCCAGCTTTAACATcagaaataaaatgtttgatcaattttgtatttcatatattttatacaaTACAACAAAAATAGATTTTACTCAATACAACAAAgtttaacaataaataaaataatttacaaaatataattatcatacaaaatattatttattcGTTGTGACATAAATTTTACActcaaaaacaagaaaattaacaGAACAAATGATTGTCTTATACATGTATTGAGAAATTTCAAAGTTGTGTTTACTAAATAAACAGAGATCTTAAAACTTTTTTCTTTGCCAATGGATGGGTCACAAGCAATATAATTctcttcaattaaaaaaaaattgggccTTGGTATTCAACTCTTTATGAGAAAATTACCTTATAAAACCTAATGTTGATTATAGGTAACTTAAGAAATTAAACTAAAAACGTGGACATAGACAATAGATGAAAGACAGAGATTCCAGAGCATGAAAATGCTGAGACATGTATGTACAAATATGGAATGCTTGTACCTCAATTATACACCACCACTACCAACATAATAGCATACTTAAGACTCATTATCAGGGACATGTATTGCAGGAGAGACAAAAAagattacaatatttgaatataaaacatGGAAAACTTCTTCtcaaaatataaatactttatCCTAGCTGGGTTTACACTAAAATGGATTTCACGGAAAAGGCTTAAAATTCATGTTTTctaatgttttgtttatatcCTTCAAAATTCCAAAGAATGATAAATTAAATTTGTGTCATTAGgtataaaacattcaaaaaatattttcttgatttttaaGCTGTCTCTTTTTTGGAACTGGTTTTTTGTTCTTCTTATATAAACCATTTTCTCCAGCATTGTCATACAGTGAACTCTGTAATGTTGTATGTGATCGTAAATCTGGAAATGGGTTTGGTGGTAAAGGCTTGTTTTTGTGCTCTTCATCAACAAAACATTGATTTTGAAATCCTCTGAGTTTTTCAAACTGGTGATTAGCATACATTCCATGAGGAGCTGGAGGGGGATCATCATCTATATGATTTGCAGGGACATTAGGAAGAATACTTGATATTGCATATGGACTTTCCTTCCTGGAACCTCTACCGGCCAAACCAAATTTTGATTCCAGTTCTCCATCTAATATTGTAGCAGTATAAATTCTATCATCTCTCTGAGAAGACGTAATATTGTTTGATTCATGCTCATTATCCACACAAGAAGACGTAGAAAATCTAAACTCTCGGTCTGCTGACAAAGGTCTGTTTGATTCACTGTCAGATAAATAACTAGATTCTAACTCATTTGATTGTCTGGTATAACATTTTGATAGTTCATCATAGCCTGCTCTTGCTGATGCTCCTGAGGTCCCATGGATAGTAGATATTGCTGGAAGTGACATGGTATGGTTGCTATCGTCTTCTATGTTATTATTACTAGACCTCTCAGTCTCACCATTTTGTCTGGACTTCTTCCTGCGCTTGTATTTCTCTCCCTTTTCCATTTTGTTGTGTAAGTAGTTTACCCTATGATAGTCAGTAAGGACATAATCTGCTCGTCGTTCTGGGCTGAAATAGAAAAATGTAATTAgtattatatgtaacaaagaaacaaagTGTTATGTAGAAATTTATTTTTCTGGCATTTTTTCAACACCTCTTgtataaaactttttattatattatgaACAATTCATAATGCTTTGCATAATTCAAAGACACATGAAAGTGGCAAATCCAAAAATTTTCATCACAACCAACCTGCATGTGTTTTAAAGCAACAATATTCCAAACATCAAAGATATATAATACTTCTCATTGACACTTACAACAAGaaatatgaacaattttaaaatgtcaaaGTTAATGAATCAGAAGCttattgatctgagcgtcataTTCTTCACAATTTTGTAGTGTATGGATGCTAGTGCAACAGCGTACAGGTACCTTAATTTGTACAGTTCATTGTATCATTTAGGcaaaattagagttatcttcctttgtcaaTAATTGTCGAAAAGATAGACTTGTACACCAGTCACAACTTGTGcattaattatcaataaaattttcttgagaatataaaaataagaagacatgatatgattgtcaatgagaaaactatccaccagagactcTAAATGTAGAATCCTCTCTCACAAGCAAAAGATTCTGCATACATCTTCATAAACACTAAATCAGTAAactaatttaaattttgaattcaaTGACATGGGGCTCATATATTGTATGCAAAGGAGATTCATGGATTCTAATGctattgtataccaaatatcaatgaTCTGTCATAAACCAATCACTTATTTTGAAATGGAACTTATAAAAAATCTTCCAAGATGCCAGAAAAATCAATCTCTATATAACACTTTATCATCACAGACAAGACAAAGACATCAAAGTAAGACTTTAAAAACAAACTGGACATAGTTTTCATATATCTCGTAGACAAAATTCAAGGACAAACAGCAAACTCTGTTGAAAGCCTGTTTTATAGTTCAAGAGTTGTATGTAGTAACACTTGGGGTTCCAACAATGGAATAAGCAAGCTATAGTTATCACACAGAGATATAAATACAAAGACCAATTCATAATTGAGTCACATACTTTTCCACCTTTCTGAGACAATAACCATAGTAGACAATTGCTGGAATGTTCATTGAAATCACCATACAGGTAGTTCCTAGTTTATGTAGTAATGTTGAAAACTTATAAAAACAAGCTGATCTTTATAAGTAAAAGAATGACCTGGAAAATGTTTTACTGTAATAACTCAATTTCAAGAACACAATTTGAGAGAAATTAATCAAGGAAAAGTGAAAATAGAACTGGAGTAGCATTTCATGGTTTATATGCTATGGTTTAAAGCCTTGCCATGCTTATCACTGATTATGACTTCCAGGATTTGAATATCAGCAACCCGACATCTCATTGGTGGGCCAAAAAATTGGTGAGGTTGCtcatactatttttttttgttttctgtctaGTGTTGTGTagactattgtttttctgttcacTTTATTCTTTGGGATATTGTTGCTTTCTGTCCCATTTCAAATTATGGTTTTTGACTACCCCTCAGTATCTccctacttttttttaatatcattattGCAAACTTCCAAGGTCCTCTTAAACAAAtttctcagatactttaagcaataggtcaactatagttAGTGTATGGATCATTGTCAAGTGTAAATATGTGGTGCTGCTCTGACATCTGATGATGTCAAACATCAGAGCAATCTCCGACTACATGTCTGTCTCCTTGAATTTACTTTCAAAGTTCATTGGCCTTTATAAGGTGAGGTCTGTTTCTCAGATAATATTTgcaataggtcaacaatatttggGGTGTAGAATGATTTTTAAAGGTACGTATCTGCCTGGCAGGGTTTGTCTGACATTAACCCTCATTTTTTTGGATTATTGATAGTGTTGACTTCAAGTGGTACCTGCAGTAGAACCTATATCTTAAAGACTTTCATCTTTAATTCAATCATGATCagtaaagcaggcgagacatttcagtgtgtgtacttttgtttgtagATTTAAACCATATTGTTTGAAAACCCTATGATTAGATCCTGACCTTTTAAAAGAAAACTTTGTGTAATGATTACAAAAGGTCCAGTCAAATAAATTTAAGTGattataaacaaaacatgaaCATGAGAGCTTAGAAATACCAacatatatttcaaaacaaactGACTGATGACTAATTATGAGAGTGAAATGCTCAGAAATTCCATCTGGATATTTTTCTCCATTTTATACTACCTATCCCTTATTACTGCACTAAacctttatcatttttttcaataagtaGATCATGCtgagtttgtatatatt includes:
- the LOC143067639 gene encoding uncharacterized protein LOC143067639 isoform X2 yields the protein MIKTNPTLEGLPWVMTTDFCNGCTELVGPPPIPPPEFLPQDQCHDIISTCQFLSSQKSVWSNFSEGCLHTVTVSTAAITTSEKTTRTTTENIVPVVTQKYPQLVTAIISSYTTLAGPVFNVTKSPQSLFYAGFPAWLIGVIVVAVLAVIVIVVIIVVCIMKKTKGERCLLNLRKVFSVQFLTEKRLQIKSPERRADYVLTDYHRVNYLHNKMEKGEKYKRRKKSRQNGETERSSNNNIEDDSNHTMSLPAISTIHGTSGASARAGYDELSKCYTRQSNELESSYLSDSESNRPLSADREFRFSTSSCVDNEHESNNITSSQRDDRIYTATILDGELESKFGLAGRGSRKESPYAISSILPNVPANHIDDDPPPAPHGMYANHQFEKLRGFQNQCFVDEEHKNKPLPPNPFPDLRSHTTLQSSLYDNAGENGLYKKNKKPVPKKRQLKNQENIF
- the LOC143067639 gene encoding uncharacterized protein LOC143067639 isoform X9 codes for the protein MVTRKNGIAIYQCCLICLYTLCSAHVKVMTTDFCNGCTELVGPPPIPPPEFLPQDQCHDIISTCQFLSSQKSVWSNFSEGCLHTVTVSTAAITTSDAGFPAWLIGVIVVAVLAVIVIVVIIVVCIMKKTKGESPERRADYVLTDYHRVNYLHNKMEKGEKYKRRKKSRQNGETERSSNNNIEDDSNHTMSLPAISTIHGTSGASARAGYDELSKCYTRQSNELESSYLSDSESNRPLSADREFRFSTSSCVDNEHESNNITSSQRDDRIYTATILDGELESKFGLAGRGSRKESPYAISSILPNVPANHIDDDPPPAPHGMYANHQFEKLRGFQNQCFVDEEHKNKPLPPNPFPDLRSHTTLQSSLYDNAGENGLYKKNKKPVPKKRQLKNQENIF
- the LOC143067639 gene encoding uncharacterized protein LOC143067639 isoform X4 produces the protein MTTDFCNGCTELVGPPPIPPPEFLPQDQCHDIISTCQFLSSQKSVWSNFSEGCLHTVTVSTAAITTSEKTTRTTTENIVPVVTQKYPQLVTAIISSYTTLAGPVFNVTKSPQSLFYAGFPAWLIGVIVVAVLAVIVIVVIIVVCIMKKTKGERCLLNLRKVFSVQFLTEKRLQIKSPERRADYVLTDYHRVNYLHNKMEKGEKYKRRKKSRQNGETERSSNNNIEDDSNHTMSLPAISTIHGTSGASARAGYDELSKCYTRQSNELESSYLSDSESNRPLSADREFRFSTSSCVDNEHESNNITSSQRDDRIYTATILDGELESKFGLAGRGSRKESPYAISSILPNVPANHIDDDPPPAPHGMYANHQFEKLRGFQNQCFVDEEHKNKPLPPNPFPDLRSHTTLQSSLYDNAGENGLYKKNKKPVPKKRQLKNQENIF
- the LOC143067639 gene encoding uncharacterized protein LOC143067639 isoform X1; the encoded protein is MVTRKNGIAIYQCCLICLYTLCSAHVKVMTTDFCNGCTELVGPPPIPPPEFLPQDQCHDIISTCQFLSSQKSVWSNFSEGCLHTVTVSTAAITTSEKTTRTTTENIVPVVTQKYPQLVTAIISSYTTLAGPVFNVTKSPQSLFYAGFPAWLIGVIVVAVLAVIVIVVIIVVCIMKKTKGERCLLNLRKVFSVQFLTEKSPERRADYVLTDYHRVNYLHNKMEKGEKYKRRKKSRQNGETERSSNNNIEDDSNHTMSLPAISTIHGTSGASARAGYDELSKCYTRQSNELESSYLSDSESNRPLSADREFRFSTSSCVDNEHESNNITSSQRDDRIYTATILDGELESKFGLAGRGSRKESPYAISSILPNVPANHIDDDPPPAPHGMYANHQFEKLRGFQNQCFVDEEHKNKPLPPNPFPDLRSHTTLQSSLYDNAGENGLYKKNKKPVPKKRQLKNQENIF
- the LOC143067639 gene encoding uncharacterized protein LOC143067639 isoform X3 yields the protein MVTRKNGIAIYQCCLICLYTLCSAHVKVMTTDFCNGCTELVGPPPIPPPEFLPQDQCHDIISTCQFLSSQKSVWSNFSEGCLHTVTVSTAAITTSEKTTRTTTENIVPVVTQKYPQLVTAIISSYTTLAGPVFNVTKSPQSLFYAGFPAWLIGVIVVAVLAVIVIVVIIVVCIMKKTKGESPERRADYVLTDYHRVNYLHNKMEKGEKYKRRKKSRQNGETERSSNNNIEDDSNHTMSLPAISTIHGTSGASARAGYDELSKCYTRQSNELESSYLSDSESNRPLSADREFRFSTSSCVDNEHESNNITSSQRDDRIYTATILDGELESKFGLAGRGSRKESPYAISSILPNVPANHIDDDPPPAPHGMYANHQFEKLRGFQNQCFVDEEHKNKPLPPNPFPDLRSHTTLQSSLYDNAGENGLYKKNKKPVPKKRQLKNQENIF